The Sinomonas sp. P10A9 genome includes a window with the following:
- a CDS encoding Hsp20/alpha crystallin family protein, translated as MGEGWGRRGPWDMMPEGMRRFGLPDQFRRFVDEWETAWLRVEQFRDGDALVVRVELPGIDPEKDVDVTVHDSVLSIKAERREDTENRSKGGFRSEFRYGSFARTIDLPRGAHGEDVKASYHDGVLEVRVPVVPETGPGPTKVNVSRD; from the coding sequence GTGGGCGAGGGATGGGGCCGCAGAGGCCCGTGGGACATGATGCCGGAGGGCATGCGCCGCTTCGGCCTGCCGGACCAGTTCAGGCGATTCGTGGACGAGTGGGAGACCGCCTGGCTGCGAGTCGAGCAGTTCCGTGACGGCGACGCCCTCGTGGTGCGCGTCGAGCTGCCCGGCATCGACCCCGAGAAGGACGTGGACGTCACGGTGCACGACAGCGTCCTGTCGATCAAGGCGGAGCGCCGCGAGGACACCGAGAACAGATCGAAGGGCGGGTTCCGCAGCGAGTTCCGCTACGGCTCGTTCGCCCGCACGATCGACCTTCCCCGTGGCGCACACGGCGAGGACGTCAAGGCCAGCTACCACGACGGCGTCCTCGAGGTCCGCGTCCCGGTGGTCCCCGAAACGGGGCCTGGGCCCACCAAGGTCAACGTCAGTCGGGACTGA
- a CDS encoding NAD(P)-dependent oxidoreductase: MTTIALGMIGLGAMGAPMARHLLSHHGSLAITARRPQSELVSEGAHWADTPRELAASVDALLVMLPDLPQLEDVLAGDEGILAGVRDSGLTLMVGSTSSATGLRDLAARLADETDGRVRVVDCPVSGGEDGAIAGTLSIMLGGTEPDAALARQLLAPCGSPVHLGPLGAGQVAKACNQLVVSATILALGEATVLAERSGIDLALMWDLLGGGYAGSRLLDSRREKLVSGDDSPSGVAKYMVKDLVSAEEIARATNTNPVLLPALRAAFDEIVASGLGDQDISVTRRFVAGR; encoded by the coding sequence ATGACGACGATCGCACTGGGCATGATCGGCCTCGGCGCCATGGGCGCCCCGATGGCCCGGCACCTGCTCTCCCACCACGGATCCCTCGCAATCACGGCCCGGCGCCCGCAGTCGGAGCTCGTGAGCGAGGGAGCACACTGGGCCGATACGCCGCGAGAGCTCGCCGCCTCCGTCGACGCCCTCCTGGTCATGCTCCCTGACCTTCCCCAGCTCGAGGACGTCCTGGCCGGGGACGAAGGCATCCTGGCCGGCGTGCGCGACTCGGGCCTGACGCTGATGGTCGGCTCGACCAGTTCGGCCACGGGACTGCGGGACCTCGCCGCCCGGTTGGCGGACGAGACCGACGGCCGCGTGCGCGTCGTGGACTGCCCCGTCTCGGGTGGGGAGGACGGGGCGATCGCCGGGACCCTGTCCATCATGCTCGGCGGCACCGAGCCCGATGCGGCCCTCGCCCGCCAGCTGCTCGCTCCCTGCGGCAGCCCCGTGCACCTCGGCCCGCTCGGGGCCGGACAGGTGGCCAAAGCCTGCAACCAGCTCGTGGTGTCCGCGACCATCCTGGCCCTCGGCGAGGCAACCGTCCTCGCCGAACGCTCAGGGATCGACCTGGCCCTGATGTGGGACCTGCTGGGCGGCGGCTACGCCGGGTCGCGGCTCCTCGACTCCCGCAGGGAGAAGCTCGTCAGCGGCGACGACTCGCCTTCCGGCGTCGCGAAGTACATGGTCAAGGACCTGGTCTCCGCCGAGGAGATCGCGCGCGCCACGAACACCAACCCCGTCCTGCTGCCCGCGCTCCGCGCCGCGTTCGACGAGATCGTGGCGTCCGGGCTTGGCGATCAGGACATCTCCGTGACCCGGCGGTTCGTGGCCGGGCGGTAG
- the glgA gene encoding glycogen synthase: MRIDIVTKEFPPEIYGGAGVHVAELSRVLAREVDLHVHAFGAAREPQVNGATVTSYQVPEYLKGSNAALETLGIDLGIVPDVGGADLVHSHTWYANMAGHLASLMHGIPHVLSAHSLEPLRPWKAEQLGGGYRLSSWVEKTAYEAANAIIAVSHGMRADILRCYPEVDPNKVKVVHNGIDVSLWGRDEGTEHVRALGIDPAKPSVVFVGRNTRQKGVPYLLRAAAKLPADIQLVLCLGAADTPELAAETATLIDGLRAERDGVILIERMLPRAELIQVLSHATAFACPSIYEPLGIVNLEAMACGAAVVATATGGIPEVVDHGTTGLLVPIEQVTDGTGTPTDPEKFVADFAAALEEVVSDPARAREMGEAGRTRAEANFSWDTIAQSTLEVYRSVL, translated from the coding sequence GTGCGAATTGACATTGTGACCAAGGAATTTCCCCCGGAGATCTACGGCGGCGCCGGGGTCCACGTGGCCGAGCTCAGCAGGGTCCTCGCCCGCGAGGTGGATCTGCACGTGCACGCCTTCGGCGCTGCCCGCGAGCCGCAGGTCAATGGCGCCACGGTGACCTCATACCAGGTGCCCGAGTACCTCAAGGGGTCCAACGCGGCCCTCGAGACCCTCGGCATCGACTTGGGGATCGTGCCCGACGTCGGGGGCGCGGACCTCGTGCACTCGCACACCTGGTACGCGAACATGGCCGGCCACCTCGCGTCGCTCATGCACGGCATCCCGCACGTCCTCTCGGCGCACAGCCTAGAGCCCCTGCGCCCCTGGAAGGCCGAGCAGCTCGGAGGCGGCTACCGCCTCTCGTCCTGGGTCGAGAAGACCGCCTATGAGGCCGCCAACGCGATCATCGCCGTCTCCCACGGCATGCGCGCGGATATCCTGCGCTGCTACCCCGAGGTAGACCCGAACAAGGTCAAGGTGGTGCACAACGGCATCGACGTCTCCCTGTGGGGCCGCGACGAGGGCACCGAGCATGTCCGGGCACTGGGTATCGACCCCGCCAAGCCGTCGGTCGTCTTCGTCGGCCGCAACACGCGTCAGAAGGGCGTCCCGTACCTGCTGCGTGCCGCGGCCAAGCTGCCCGCCGACATCCAGCTGGTGCTCTGCCTCGGAGCCGCGGACACCCCGGAGCTCGCGGCCGAGACGGCCACGCTCATCGACGGGCTCAGGGCCGAGCGCGACGGCGTGATCCTCATCGAGCGGATGCTCCCGCGTGCCGAGCTCATCCAGGTGCTCAGCCACGCGACGGCGTTCGCGTGCCCGAGCATCTACGAGCCCCTCGGCATCGTGAACCTCGAGGCCATGGCGTGCGGTGCGGCCGTGGTTGCGACCGCGACCGGCGGCATTCCCGAGGTCGTCGACCACGGCACCACCGGCCTGCTTGTCCCGATCGAGCAGGTCACCGATGGCACCGGCACGCCGACCGATCCCGAGAAGTTCGTCGCGGACTTCGCCGCCGCGCTCGAGGAGGTCGTCTCGGACCCGGCGCGCGCACGTGAGATGGGAGAGGCCGGCCGGACCCGTGCCGAGGCGAACTTCTCGTGGGACACCATCGCCCAATCCACGCTCGAGGTCTACCGCAGCGTCCTCTGA
- a CDS encoding 3-oxoacyl-ACP reductase: MADKYTDFVSRGWGRDLAKRLGLPQPVRLRRYEPGAPLVPGPVLLIGTGPGADSLETALKGWDVEVLRDPGIATAAGGTHDAGGSASSSASPAAPGANAPTGGTAKLGGIVLALDSITRPEDLAGPVLAAGRALRSLAPNARVVTVSRRSSTADEPALAAARAGVEGILRSLAKELRSGATGNGILLAEGVSAEVPSALGALRFLLSGRSAFVDGQFLTVGTAKGELPADPDKPLAGKVAVVTGAARGIGAAIARTLARDGAKLVVVDVPAAGDSLAKVANEVRGTALQLDITKPDAGERILEHALSRHGAFDILVHNAGITRDKLLANMDAAKWDAVIAVNIAAQLRINDALMGSGRLPDGFRIVSVASTSGIAGNRGQTNYAASKAGVMGMVRSTAARLAATGGTANAVAPGFIETEMTAKIPFATREVARRLNSLQQGGLPLDVAEAIGFFASDAAGGISGNVLRVCGQNLVGQ, translated from the coding sequence ATGGCTGACAAATACACCGACTTCGTCTCGCGCGGCTGGGGCCGTGACCTCGCCAAGAGGCTCGGACTCCCGCAGCCCGTGAGGCTGCGCCGCTACGAGCCGGGCGCGCCGCTCGTGCCTGGGCCCGTGCTGCTCATCGGGACCGGTCCCGGGGCCGACTCGCTCGAGACCGCGCTCAAGGGCTGGGACGTCGAGGTCCTTCGGGATCCGGGGATCGCCACCGCCGCCGGTGGGACGCACGACGCCGGCGGGTCGGCGTCGTCGTCCGCCTCACCCGCCGCTCCGGGCGCCAACGCGCCAACCGGTGGCACCGCGAAGCTGGGGGGAATCGTCCTCGCCCTCGACTCGATCACGCGGCCCGAGGACCTCGCGGGCCCGGTCCTCGCTGCCGGGCGGGCGCTGCGCTCGCTCGCGCCGAACGCCCGGGTCGTGACCGTGTCGCGTCGATCCTCCACGGCCGACGAGCCGGCGCTCGCCGCGGCCCGTGCCGGCGTCGAGGGCATCCTGCGCTCGCTGGCCAAGGAGCTGCGGTCCGGGGCGACTGGCAATGGGATCCTCCTGGCCGAGGGCGTCTCGGCGGAGGTGCCCAGTGCGCTCGGGGCCCTGCGCTTCCTGCTCTCCGGACGGTCCGCGTTCGTGGATGGCCAGTTCCTGACCGTCGGCACGGCCAAGGGCGAACTGCCCGCCGATCCGGACAAGCCGCTCGCGGGGAAGGTCGCCGTGGTGACCGGGGCCGCCCGGGGCATCGGCGCGGCGATTGCACGGACGCTCGCGCGGGATGGGGCGAAGCTCGTGGTCGTCGACGTCCCCGCGGCAGGCGACTCCCTCGCGAAGGTCGCCAACGAGGTCCGCGGGACCGCCCTCCAACTGGACATCACCAAGCCGGACGCGGGGGAGCGGATCCTCGAGCACGCCCTGTCCCGGCACGGCGCTTTCGACATCCTCGTGCACAACGCCGGCATCACGCGGGACAAGCTCCTGGCCAACATGGACGCGGCCAAGTGGGACGCTGTCATCGCGGTGAACATCGCGGCGCAGCTGCGGATCAACGACGCGCTGATGGGGTCCGGGAGGCTTCCCGACGGGTTCCGCATCGTCTCCGTCGCTTCGACCTCTGGCATCGCGGGCAACCGCGGCCAGACGAATTATGCGGCGTCCAAGGCCGGTGTCATGGGTATGGTCCGCTCGACGGCGGCCCGGCTCGCCGCCACCGGCGGGACCGCAAACGCCGTGGCCCCCGGATTCATTGAGACCGAGATGACCGCCAAGATCCCCTTCGCGACGCGCGAGGTGGCCCGCCGCCTCAATTCCCTCCAGCAGGGCGGGTTGCCGCTCGACGTGGCCGAGGCGATAGGGTTCTTCGCCTCTGATGCGGCTGGCGGCATTTCGGGTAACGTGCTCCGCGTGTGCGGGCAGAATCTGGTGGGGCAGTGA
- a CDS encoding acyl-CoA dehydrogenase translates to MADLEPSPRVDVAALGEHLLGAWADVRRQARELAAKPELHKLEGLTHIEHRERVFGQLKYLVDHQAIQRAFPKELGGEDNHGGNVAGFEELVTADPSLQIKAGVQWGLFGAAVMHLGTTEHHRKWLPGIMDLTVPGAFAMTEIGHGSDVASIATTATYDEAADEFVINTPFRAAWKEYLGNAAKDGIAATVFAQLIVKGVNHGVHAFYVPIRDAQTREPLRGIKTEDDGVKGGLNGIDNGRLCFEDVRIPRTNLLNRYGDVSAEGTYTSPIASPGRRFFTMLGTLVQGRVSLDGAAVAASKVGLTAAIRYASERRQFNASSETAEEVLLDYQRHQRRLFPLLAATYAMSFAHEELLGKFDGVFSGQQDTDEDRQDLETFAAALKPLSTWHALETLQECREACGGAGFMIENRFASLRADLDVYATFEGDNNVLLQLVAKRLLNDYAKEFRAMTVGALAKFALGQARGVAFKTGLGAVGQFIADSGRAQRSALALRDPDTQRLLLAERVQTMVAQVAQALQGANRLPQAEAAARFNDHQNELIEAARAHAELLQWEAFTEALEKIEDPGTRQVLTWLRDLFGLTLIEKHLEWHLMNGRLSMQRGRTVGEYINRLLAKLRPHALDLVDAFGYTQDHIRSTVASGIEAKRQEEAAAYFAQLRKLGTAPVKEKNLKRP, encoded by the coding sequence CTGGCCGACCTCGAGCCGTCGCCCCGTGTCGACGTTGCCGCCCTCGGGGAGCACCTCCTCGGTGCGTGGGCCGATGTCCGCAGGCAAGCGCGAGAGCTCGCCGCCAAGCCCGAGCTGCACAAGCTCGAGGGCCTGACCCACATCGAGCACCGCGAGCGGGTGTTCGGCCAGCTCAAATACCTCGTGGACCACCAGGCGATCCAGCGCGCATTCCCGAAGGAACTCGGCGGCGAAGACAACCACGGCGGCAACGTTGCGGGGTTCGAGGAGCTCGTGACCGCAGACCCGTCGCTGCAGATCAAGGCGGGCGTGCAGTGGGGCCTCTTCGGTGCCGCAGTGATGCACCTGGGCACCACCGAGCACCACAGGAAGTGGCTGCCGGGCATCATGGACCTGACCGTGCCGGGCGCGTTCGCCATGACCGAGATCGGGCACGGCTCCGACGTCGCGAGCATCGCGACGACCGCCACGTATGACGAGGCAGCCGACGAGTTCGTGATCAACACCCCGTTCCGCGCGGCGTGGAAGGAGTACCTCGGCAACGCGGCCAAGGACGGCATCGCGGCGACGGTGTTCGCCCAGCTCATCGTCAAGGGCGTCAACCACGGCGTGCACGCGTTCTACGTGCCCATCCGCGACGCGCAGACCAGGGAACCGCTTCGCGGGATCAAGACCGAAGATGACGGCGTCAAGGGCGGCCTCAACGGCATCGACAACGGCCGCCTCTGCTTCGAGGACGTACGCATCCCGCGGACCAACCTGCTCAACCGGTACGGCGACGTCTCCGCGGAGGGCACCTACACCTCCCCCATCGCGAGCCCCGGCCGGCGCTTCTTCACGATGCTCGGCACCCTCGTCCAGGGCCGCGTCTCGCTCGACGGCGCCGCGGTCGCCGCCTCGAAGGTCGGCCTCACCGCGGCCATCAGGTACGCGAGCGAACGCCGCCAGTTCAACGCTTCCTCCGAGACCGCCGAGGAGGTGCTCCTGGACTACCAGCGCCACCAGCGCCGCCTCTTCCCGCTGCTCGCGGCCACGTACGCGATGAGCTTCGCCCACGAGGAGCTGCTGGGGAAGTTCGACGGCGTGTTCTCCGGTCAGCAGGACACCGACGAGGACCGCCAGGACCTGGAGACCTTCGCCGCCGCGCTCAAGCCGCTCTCCACGTGGCACGCGCTCGAGACGCTCCAGGAGTGCCGCGAGGCGTGCGGCGGCGCGGGCTTCATGATCGAGAACCGCTTCGCTTCCCTGCGCGCGGACCTCGATGTCTACGCGACGTTCGAGGGCGACAACAACGTGCTCCTCCAGCTCGTCGCCAAGCGGCTCCTGAACGACTACGCCAAGGAGTTCCGCGCCATGACCGTGGGGGCCCTGGCCAAGTTCGCGCTCGGCCAGGCACGCGGCGTAGCGTTCAAGACCGGCCTCGGCGCCGTGGGCCAGTTCATCGCCGACTCGGGGCGCGCCCAGCGATCAGCCCTCGCCCTGCGCGACCCCGACACCCAGCGGCTGCTGCTCGCCGAGCGGGTCCAGACCATGGTTGCGCAGGTGGCGCAGGCCCTCCAGGGCGCCAACAGGCTGCCGCAGGCCGAGGCGGCCGCGCGCTTCAACGACCACCAGAACGAGCTCATCGAGGCCGCCCGTGCGCACGCCGAGCTCCTGCAGTGGGAGGCGTTCACCGAGGCGCTCGAGAAGATCGAGGATCCCGGTACCAGGCAGGTCCTGACCTGGCTGCGCGACCTCTTCGGCCTGACACTCATCGAGAAGCACCTCGAGTGGCACCTCATGAACGGCCGCCTGTCGATGCAGCGCGGACGCACCGTCGGCGAGTACATCAACCGGCTCCTCGCCAAACTCCGCCCCCACGCCCTCGACCTCGTGGATGCGTTCGGTTACACCCAGGACCACATCCGGTCAACCGTGGCGAGCGGGATCGAGGCGAAGCGCCAGGAGGAGGCCGCGGCGTACTTCGCCCAGCTGCGGAAGTTGGGCACGGCTCCTGTGAAGGAGAAGAACCTGAAGCGGCCGTAG
- a CDS encoding acetyl-CoA C-acetyltransferase, whose protein sequence is MSTPSSTSSPSSPSSPAGIRRAVVVGGNRIPFARANGAYTRTSNQDMLTAALDGLVARFGLQDERIGEVAAGAVLKHSRDFNLTRESVLGSALSPETPAYDVQQACATGLETVLQLSDKIKLGRIESGIAGGVDSTSDAPIAVSEGLRDVLLELSRAKTLQQKLKAVSRLRPKDLAPDAPGTGEPRTGLSMGEHQALTTKQWNITREAQDELALASHKNLAAAYDRGFFDDLVTPYRGLTKDSNLRADTSMEKMGKLSPVFGRHLGADATMTAGNSTPLTDGAAAVLLASEEWAAARDLPILADVVDGEAAAVDFVHGKDGLLMAPVFAVPRLLARLGLTLEDFDYFEIHEAFAGTVLATLAAWEDADFCRERLGLEGAFGKVDRAKLNVNGSSLAAGHPFAATGGRIVASLAKQLHERTDAGDLGRPARGLISVCAAGGMGVVAVLEGR, encoded by the coding sequence ATGTCGACCCCCTCTTCCACTTCTTCCCCGTCTTCCCCCTCGTCCCCGGCTGGCATCCGGAGGGCTGTCGTCGTCGGCGGCAACCGCATCCCGTTCGCCCGCGCCAACGGCGCGTACACGCGCACCTCGAACCAGGACATGCTCACGGCCGCGCTCGACGGCCTCGTGGCGCGGTTCGGCCTGCAGGACGAGCGCATCGGAGAGGTGGCTGCCGGCGCGGTGCTCAAGCACAGTCGCGACTTCAACCTCACGCGCGAGTCAGTGCTCGGTTCGGCCCTCAGCCCCGAGACCCCCGCTTACGATGTGCAGCAGGCGTGTGCCACGGGCCTCGAGACAGTTCTGCAGCTTTCCGACAAGATCAAGCTCGGCCGGATCGAATCGGGCATCGCGGGCGGGGTCGACTCGACCTCGGATGCGCCGATCGCCGTGAGCGAGGGCCTGCGCGATGTACTCCTCGAACTCAGCCGTGCCAAGACGCTCCAGCAGAAGCTCAAGGCCGTCTCCCGCCTGCGCCCCAAGGACCTCGCGCCCGATGCCCCCGGGACGGGCGAGCCGCGCACGGGCCTGTCCATGGGCGAGCACCAGGCGCTGACCACCAAGCAGTGGAACATCACGCGGGAGGCGCAGGACGAGCTCGCCCTCGCCTCGCACAAGAACCTCGCCGCCGCCTATGACCGCGGCTTCTTCGACGACCTCGTGACCCCCTACCGAGGACTCACGAAGGATTCGAACCTCCGCGCCGACACCTCGATGGAGAAGATGGGCAAGCTCTCGCCCGTCTTCGGCAGGCATCTTGGCGCGGACGCGACGATGACGGCTGGCAACTCGACCCCGCTCACCGACGGCGCCGCGGCCGTGCTGCTCGCCTCCGAGGAGTGGGCCGCCGCGCGCGACCTGCCGATCCTCGCGGACGTCGTGGACGGCGAGGCCGCCGCGGTGGACTTCGTGCACGGCAAGGACGGTCTCCTCATGGCGCCCGTGTTCGCGGTGCCGCGCCTGCTCGCCCGGCTCGGCCTCACCCTTGAAGACTTCGACTACTTCGAGATCCACGAGGCGTTCGCCGGCACCGTCCTGGCGACGCTCGCCGCGTGGGAGGATGCCGACTTCTGCCGCGAGCGGCTCGGACTCGAGGGCGCGTTCGGCAAGGTGGACCGAGCCAAGCTCAATGTCAACGGCTCCTCACTCGCCGCGGGGCACCCGTTCGCCGCGACCGGCGGGCGCATCGTCGCCTCGCTCGCAAAGCAGCTGCACGAGCGGACCGATGCCGGCGACCTCGGGCGGCCCGCGCGCGGTCTCATCTCCGTGTGTGCGGCTGGCGGCATGGGCGTTGTCGCCGTCCTCGAGGGACGCTGA
- a CDS encoding D-2-hydroxyacid dehydrogenase has product MSETTGSVRAVVAVPLSEEHCRLIEALEPRLEVVRDHGLYRPMRGPADWSGDPDRVRTSQEQAAFEALVDSADFLFGIPDVDPAALHRAVASNPGLRWVHTTAAGGGSQVKAAGLPEEALQRVAFTTSAGMHGGPLAEFAVFGVLAGAKSLPRLIAQQRGRVWTDRWEMKQLEEMTVLVVGLGGIGAECARRFKALGATVWGTTRSGEPVDGVDRLVPVDELARAAAEADALVVTLPGTEHTHHLVGHEVLGSIKPGAIVVNVGRGTVIDESALVPALESGRVSFAALDVFEVEPLPADSPLWGRDDVLISPHTAALNSQEEERIARLFAANASRLLDGEAMRNVVNTVEFY; this is encoded by the coding sequence ATGTCCGAGACCACTGGTTCGGTCCGCGCTGTCGTCGCTGTCCCGCTCTCCGAAGAGCACTGCCGACTCATTGAGGCGCTCGAACCCCGCCTCGAGGTCGTGCGCGACCACGGACTCTACCGTCCCATGCGCGGACCGGCCGACTGGTCCGGTGACCCCGACCGCGTCCGCACCTCACAGGAGCAAGCGGCGTTCGAGGCCCTCGTCGACTCGGCGGACTTCCTGTTCGGCATTCCCGACGTCGACCCGGCCGCGCTCCACCGCGCCGTCGCGTCCAATCCCGGCCTGCGCTGGGTGCACACGACAGCGGCGGGCGGCGGCAGCCAAGTCAAGGCCGCCGGGCTGCCGGAGGAGGCGCTCCAGCGCGTTGCCTTCACGACCTCGGCCGGAATGCATGGCGGCCCGCTCGCCGAGTTCGCCGTCTTCGGCGTGCTCGCGGGCGCGAAGTCCCTGCCCCGCCTCATCGCGCAGCAGCGTGGGCGCGTGTGGACCGACCGCTGGGAGATGAAGCAGCTCGAGGAGATGACGGTGCTCGTCGTCGGCCTGGGCGGCATCGGCGCCGAGTGCGCCCGCCGCTTCAAGGCGCTCGGTGCGACCGTGTGGGGCACGACCCGCAGCGGGGAGCCGGTCGACGGCGTGGATCGGCTCGTGCCGGTGGACGAGCTCGCGCGCGCCGCCGCCGAGGCTGATGCCCTCGTCGTCACGCTGCCCGGGACCGAGCACACCCACCACCTCGTAGGCCATGAGGTGCTCGGGTCCATCAAGCCCGGAGCCATCGTGGTCAACGTGGGCCGTGGCACGGTGATCGATGAGTCCGCGCTCGTGCCGGCGCTCGAGAGCGGGAGAGTCTCCTTCGCCGCGCTGGACGTGTTCGAAGTGGAGCCGCTGCCGGCGGATTCTCCGCTGTGGGGACGCGACGATGTGCTGATCAGCCCGCACACGGCAGCGTTGAACTCTCAGGAGGAGGAGCGGATCGCGCGGCTCTTCGCCGCGAACGCGAGCCGGCTGCTGGACGGGGAGGCCATGCGCAATGTGGTCAACACGGTGGAGTTCTACTGA
- a CDS encoding MaoC/PaaZ C-terminal domain-containing protein, with product MSAPPRGIETVELPEVPSLSKLYVAAAAEAARLMISRSNGARRLPSARHHVAVVRQDLAKLTEFQHLLGEAARDVVPAGYLHALAFPVAMSFMGREDFPLPLLGMVHLRNHVEYREPVTYNDLLDVTTWAENLSGHRAGTQVDVVAEVRRSGAGGGEPVWRGVSTYLAKGVFLPGIDKPVASEPREDFRAPLPTAIWRLGSETGREYAAVSGDFNPIHLSSISARALGMRRSIAHGMYTASRVLAEVGTQKGDAFVWDVKFEAPVFLPARVSVNISDVVDGEGGWERSDFVGWNAKSGRRHFVGSVVQLG from the coding sequence GTGAGCGCGCCGCCGCGGGGGATCGAGACCGTCGAGCTGCCGGAGGTGCCTTCGCTCTCGAAGCTCTACGTCGCCGCGGCCGCCGAGGCCGCGCGGCTCATGATCTCCAGGAGCAACGGCGCGAGGCGGCTTCCGAGCGCGAGGCACCACGTCGCCGTCGTGCGCCAAGACCTTGCCAAGCTCACGGAGTTCCAGCATCTGCTGGGCGAAGCCGCACGCGACGTCGTGCCGGCGGGGTACCTGCACGCCCTCGCGTTTCCGGTGGCGATGAGCTTCATGGGCCGCGAGGACTTCCCGCTCCCGCTTCTGGGGATGGTGCACTTGCGAAACCACGTCGAGTATCGCGAACCGGTCACCTACAACGACCTGCTCGATGTGACCACGTGGGCTGAGAATCTCTCCGGGCACCGGGCCGGGACCCAGGTCGATGTGGTTGCCGAGGTGCGACGCAGCGGGGCCGGGGGAGGGGAGCCCGTGTGGCGCGGCGTCTCGACCTACCTGGCGAAGGGCGTGTTCCTGCCCGGCATCGACAAGCCTGTCGCCTCCGAGCCGCGCGAAGACTTCCGCGCGCCGCTGCCGACGGCTATCTGGCGCCTCGGGTCCGAGACGGGGCGCGAGTACGCGGCCGTGTCCGGAGACTTCAATCCCATCCACTTGAGCTCGATCTCCGCGCGGGCCCTCGGGATGCGGCGCTCCATCGCGCACGGCATGTACACCGCCTCGCGTGTCCTTGCGGAGGTGGGGACCCAGAAGGGCGACGCATTCGTCTGGGACGTCAAGTTCGAGGCGCCCGTCTTCCTGCCGGCACGGGTGTCGGTGAACATCTCAGACGTGGTTGACGGCGAGGGCGGCTGGGAACGCTCCGACTTCGTCGGATGGAACGCGAAGTCGGGCCGGCGGCATTTCGTGGGGTCCGTGGTCCAGCTCGGGTAG
- a CDS encoding TetR/AcrR family transcriptional regulator — translation MNYPTPRAEGLGTVTYDVARQPIVDGRTARWANHREERRVELVHAARRAVHRLGPDVPMEEIAAAASTSKSVFYRYFRDKAGLQAAMGALVLAQMQVRIAQAAAAAQTPYEGLRAMVAAYLGMAVRSPNVYEFVTRVPVGSAPSEPAVQRATAGRSSAAGHAADEAFGSFFDAIATMIQAPMSRYLDPAASATLDYWPSAAIGLVRTAGERWLAAPPSPEKPGLEQMAALIADWLFAGIAAQASHTQSASAAVVHEPHPTAAVPAKETP, via the coding sequence GTGAACTACCCCACCCCCCGTGCTGAAGGTCTCGGTACCGTCACGTACGACGTCGCGAGGCAGCCCATCGTCGACGGCCGCACCGCCCGCTGGGCGAACCACCGCGAGGAAAGGCGCGTCGAGCTGGTCCACGCGGCCCGCCGGGCCGTGCACCGGCTCGGACCGGACGTCCCCATGGAGGAGATCGCCGCCGCCGCGAGTACGTCGAAGTCCGTCTTCTACCGGTACTTCCGCGACAAGGCCGGGCTTCAGGCGGCGATGGGCGCCCTCGTGCTGGCTCAGATGCAGGTCCGCATCGCCCAGGCCGCCGCCGCGGCCCAGACCCCCTACGAGGGGCTCCGCGCAATGGTCGCCGCGTACCTCGGCATGGCCGTCCGTTCGCCCAACGTCTACGAATTCGTCACCCGCGTGCCGGTGGGCTCGGCACCGTCGGAGCCTGCCGTCCAGCGCGCCACCGCCGGCCGGAGCAGTGCCGCCGGGCACGCCGCGGATGAAGCGTTCGGGAGCTTCTTCGACGCGATCGCCACGATGATCCAGGCGCCGATGAGCCGCTACCTCGACCCCGCGGCGTCGGCCACCCTCGACTACTGGCCCAGCGCTGCCATCGGGCTCGTGCGGACCGCCGGCGAGCGCTGGCTCGCTGCTCCCCCCTCGCCCGAGAAGCCCGGCCTCGAACAGATGGCCGCCCTGATCGCCGACTGGCTCTTCGCCGGCATCGCCGCGCAGGCGAGCCACACGCAATCGGCGAGCGCCGCCGTCGTCCATGAACCACACCCCACCGCAGCCGTTCCCGCAAAGGAGACCCCGTGA